The following are encoded together in the Osmia lignaria lignaria isolate PbOS001 chromosome 6, iyOsmLign1, whole genome shotgun sequence genome:
- the LOC117601510 gene encoding 1-phosphatidylinositol 4,5-bisphosphate phosphodiesterase epsilon-1 isoform X1 has translation MEIVAGLKSNKLKPFWHSINEPVPVLENLSSALLSADYEFTLARALAMPECPVVPFFGAFLRELREVIASESKPQHEYKDNHESPRSSSKDSDTETALSSGQTAKIAIDSSTESPTEWNLRNSSLKKHENRDTHFVLEKVAEFHKHRHARGRDATTGSLHRTLSIHTTAIEQTYMAEECDENDYHLDLDSYRPVQPIPIDHGVALFPVAAPHSGMDLHLLQVLHHGTTLVHWDCEGGTTRTALVFARVDRACGTFVWEKPPWSPLKTAQLGGAALTEFSLTANPEDTVPAGLLGKYANQQTDCASVTLDEGFLDLSSVKEVMIGCCDRDRDADLRSICKRYGLPGSDSCIGLMYGSSLPDNRLIFLLCPPALCKIWYMGLCWILRGLKRQQQLTDRRSRWLKEKYLQLYFEEGCLDPMTADAIRAFGGRDWSTTESIGTLSPTSSSTLRKRNVKGKKTKSIGNIHALTKDLSLKYDSSFSDGGLSTAPLRHITGSRESLTRIIPASPRCSRDRVPPRSPPGSAERIISSNLPYSSFQSLLCVAKDKDKNGSGMLGGMEAPSQVKARTASIMYATQLNFVEFVALFRSFSLRARKDLRDLFGQLAITCRSQSDGSLRDFNIRPPVLRQTSDATPQRIGLLTRNNSIDCHEYKTSSNLQKKQVFDAVAAASIVNNCSGVDTSKSQVITLATFTKFLESRQQEKLTDEEIKALVKRHEPDPALRTQWCLSFEGFARYMMDKDNYAFPNEYATPSETEMQQPLSQYYIASSHNTYLTGHQLKGESSVQLYSQVLLTGCRCVELDCWDGDDGSPVIYHGHTFTTKIPFRSVVEAIDRSAFVSSPYPVILSIENHCSQSQQARMAQIFQSVFGEKLVTKFLFETDFGDDPQLPSPSQLRYRILIKNKKLVVDPAGPLAHAPLSHRGKMLMSDRASSMKQMRTDVNSASVVEYFSEDEDDEEDDDEDDNIDDNSISSYERYLGGTQVPHGRLKSDSAVDDKSQKQSSQIAKELSDLVIYLQAIKFRGLNMTPGTTATGKVRHQPHTGPVQRHSIAGIGATSIGAPSGSPQSLSTSASLASGGSNIENLFRSTRGVPACFQCSSLNESTAKKICRKQPLGVVAHAETQLIRTYPAGMRIDSTNFNPVIFWAFGIQMVALNYQTDDAGLNLNAAMFEQNGQCGYVRKPSVMWDKCHMMYRRFNPWDKEFDGLHSAHLTLSIISGQYVSPANFVASTYVEIELVGIPIDCAKHKTKVIQNNALNPIWNEKFCFQVMFKDLAFLRFGIVEASSHHLIAQRVIPLKCLRPGYRHVRLRSCKNKPLALSTLFIYSRLEEESLDYNTCCRDHKESSKRPSSGKEPEKLTTVDPGLGGVTLKRRMFFLMVYHVIPDEPYTILKVTQESTTQEVMLQALQKAGISPDRVDEYILVEEVSRGWEKRDREELPTQRVLDPTEHPLQAQALWKGQGRFLLKRVGDDPSSRAWLASIRSTAGHSKLDSERDTSTHIWDEADTFLVCIYNVSPDIPYAILRVPVSSSAQDVLAQALVKARRMEDPMKFALVEELEWGGTGAVGSGNRQLRVLRDDENVYSTQAFWKTLGRFILREREQAIPRRHLLPATLDRLSKGFSVGRSVSLPGSSKEKVPVSEALSDPTSRGLRHRLLMPGRRREVHSDGEDTRESDILNAAIHLKKVSLRKLRMWKS, from the exons CCCCAACACGAATACAAAGACAACCATGAGTCGCCTCGTAGCAGCAGCAAAGATAGCGATACCGAAACCGCCTTGTCCTCGGGGCAAACCGCGAAGATTGCTATCGACAGTAGCACGGAATCGCCGACTGAATGGAACTTAAGAAATAGTTCCTTGAAGAAGCACGAGAACCGCGACACCCATTTCGTCCTTGAGAAGGTTGCCGAATTTCATAAG CACCGACATGCTCGAGGCAGAGACGCGACAACTGGTTCCCTCCATCGTACTCTGAGTATTCATACGACCGCGATCGAGCAAACTTACATGGCCGAAGAATGCGACGAGAACGACTATCATCTCGATCTCGATTCGTACAGACCCGTGCAACCGATCCCCATCGATCATGGGGTTGCCTTGTTTCCCGTTGCTGCTCCACATTCTGGAATGGATCTGCATCTGCTACAG GTGCTGCATCACGGGACAACATTGGTGCACTGGGACTGCGAAGGAGGTACTACGAGAACAGCTTTGGTATTCGCGCGAGTGGATCGTGCTTGCGGTACCTTCGTCTGGGAGAAGCCTCCCTGGAGTCCGTTGAAAACTGCTCAGCTCGGCGGCGCGGCCCTCACAGAATTCTCGTTAACTGCCAATCCAGAGGACACGGTACCGGCTGGTTTATTAGGGAAATATGCGAATCAACAAACGGATTGCGCTTCCGTGACGTTGGATGAAGGATTTCTAGACCTAAGCTCCGTAAAAGAAGTTATGATCGGTTGTTGTGATCGGGACAGAGATGCCGATCTCCGAAGCATTTGCAAGAGGTACGGTCTACCGGGCTCCGATTCGTGCATCGGCCTCATGTACGGCTCCAGTCTGCCGGATAATCGACTGATCTTTCTACTTTGCCCGCCTGCTCTCTGCAA AATTTGGTACATGGGTCTTTGTTGGATATTGCGAGGTCTGAAACGGCAACAGCAACTAACGGATCGTAGATCCCGatggttaaaagaaaaatatcttcaGCTTTATTTTGAAGAAGGCTGTCTCGACCCAATGACAGCGGACGCGATTAGGGCTTTTGGTGGTCGCGATTGGTCCACGACTGAAAGTATAGGAACCCTTTCGCCGACCAGTAGCAGCACCCTTCGCAAACGAAACGTTAAAGGGAAGAAAACGAAATCCATTGGCAATATTCATGCATTAACAAAG GATTTGAGCCTAAAGTATGACTCCTCATTCTCGGATGGAGGTTTATCAACGGCCCCTCTACGGCATATTACGGGTAGCAGAGAATCTTTGACGAGAATTATACCAGCATCCCCACGGTGTAGTAGAGATCGAGTTCCTCCAAGGAGTCCTCCCGGTTCTGCCGAACGTATTATTAGTTCCAACTTGCCTTACTCCAGCTTCCAGAG CCTACTGTGCGTCGCCAAAGACAAGGATAAGAATGGATCCGGGATGTTAGGTGGTATGGAAGCACCTTCGCAAGTAAAAGCACGCACCGCTTCCATAATGTACGCAACTCAGTTAAACTTCGTCGAGTTCGTCGCGTTGTTCCGCTCGTTCAGCCTGAGGGCCAGGAAGGATTTGCGCGACCTATTCGGCCAACTAGCGATCACTTGTCGCAGCCAGAGCGACGGTTCTTTGAGAGACTTCAACATACGGCCGCCTGTGTTAAGGCAAACCAGCGACGCAACCCCCCAACGAATCG GTCTTTTGACGAGGAACAACTCGATCGACTGTCACGAATACAAAACTAGCAGTAATCTTCAAAAAAAGCAAGTTTTCGACGCTGTGGCTGCTGCCAGTATAGTTAACAATTGTTCCGGCGTGGACACCTCGAAGTCGCAAGTTATCACCCTGGCAACGTTTACAAAATTTCTGGAATCGCGGCAGCAAGAAAAATTGACCGATGAAGAGATCAAAGCACTCGTTAAG CGACACGAACCGGACCCGGCACTACGTACACAATGGTGTTTGTCTTTCGAGGGCTTTGCACGGTACATGATGGACAAGGACAATTATGCTTTCCCAAACGAGTATGCCACACCGTCGGAGACTGAAATGCAACAGCCATTGTCCCAGTATTACATTGCCAGCTCCCATAACACTTATTTAACTGGTCATCAGCTCAAAGGGGAATCTTCGGTGCAGCTGTACTCGCAG GTGCTACTAACAGGGTGTAGATGCGTGGAACTCGATTGCTGGGACGGCGATGATGGGTCTCCCGTTATTTACCATGGTCACACCTTCACTACGAAGATACCATTTCGCTCGGTCGTCGAAGCGATTGATAGAAGTGCTTTCGTGAGCTCTCCATACCCTGTGATTCTCTCTATTGAGAATCATTGCTCTCAGAGTCAACAGGCTCGGATGGCCCAAATATTTCAA TCCGTTTTTGGCGAAAAGCTCGTGACGAAATTTCTCTTTGAGACCGACTTTGGTGACGATCCCCAGCTGCCATCGCCATCGCAATTGCGCTATCgaatattgataaaaaataaaaaactagtGGTGGATCCTGCCGGTCCTCTGGCACACGCTCCCCTGAGTCATCGTGGAAAAATGCTGATGTCCGATCGTGCATCATCCATGAAACAAATGCGTACCGACGTAAACAGCGCTTCCGTCGTTGAATATTTCAGCGAGGACGAagacgacgaggaggacgacgacgaggacgacaaCATCGACG ataactcgatTTCTAGTTACGAAAGGTACTTGGGTGGAACTCAGGTGCCGCATGGCCGATTAAAGTCCGATTCTGCGGTCGACGATAAGTCACAGAAGCAGAGTAGCCAAATTGCAAAGGAACTCTCGGACTTGGTAATTTACCTGCAAGCCATTAAATTCCGTGGATTGAACATGACGCCAGGAACCACCGCAACTGGAAAGGTGCGCCATCAACCGCACACTGGACCAGTTCAGAGGCATAGTATTGCTGGTATAGGAGCTACAAGCATAGGTGCACCATCAGGCTCGCCGCAGTCTCTATCAACTTCGGCGTCCCTGGCAAGTGGTGGCAGCAATATTGAAAACCTATTCAG GTCCACTCGGGGAGTTCCGGCATGCTTCCAGTGTTCCTCGTTGAACGAAAGTACAGCGAAAAAGATCTGTAGGAAACAACCCTTAGGAGTTGTCGCTCACGCTGAAACTCAATTAATCCGAACATATCCGGCCGGAATGCGTATAGACTCGACGAACTTCAATCCCGTAATATTTTGGGCCTTTGGGATTCAAATGGTAGCATTAAATTATCAAACTGACGACGCTGGATTAAACTTGAACGCCGCCATGTTCGAGCAAAATGGACAATGCGGATATGTGAGAAAACCTTCGGTTATGTGGGACAAATGTCATATGATGTACAG acgTTTCAATCCTTGGGACAAGGAGTTCGATGGGTTACATTCGGCACACCTGACGCTCTCGATCATCTCCGGCCAATACGTATCCCCGGCGAACTTCGTCGCCAGCACCTACGTCGAGATCGAGTTAGTCGGCATCCCGATCGATTGTGCCAAGCATAAAACAAAAGTGATACAGAACAACGCGTTGAATCCGATTTGGAACGAGAAATTTTGTTTCCAAGTGATGTTCAAGGACCTCGCCTTCCTGCGTTTCGGCATCGTCGAAGCGAGTTCCCATCATTTGATCGCTCAAAGAGTCATTCCACTAAAGTGTTTAAGACCGGGGTACAGACACGTGCGTCTACGTTCCTGTAAGAATAAACCTCTAGCATTGTCGACACTGTTCATCTACTCTCGATTAGAAGAGGAGAGTCTCGATTATAACACCTGCTGCCGCGATCACAAGGAATCCTCAAAGCGTCCATCTTCGGGGAAAGAGCCGGAAAAATTGACCACCGTGGATCCAGGTTTAGGCGGAGTAACCTTGAAAAGAAGGATGTTCTTCCTGATGGTTTATCACGTGATACCCGACGAGCCGTACACTATCTTAAAAGTGACCCAGGAAAGTACGACCCAAGAAGTGATGCTGCAAGCTCTCCAGAAAGCTGGAATCTCCCCGGATCGCGTCGACGAGTACATACTGGTTGAAGAGGTTTCACGCGGTTGGGAAAAGCGGGACAGAGAGGAGTTACCTACTCAACGCGTGTTAGACCCTACGGAACACCCTCTGCAGGCTCAGGCATTGTGGAAAGGACAAGGGCGTTTCCTGTTGAAAAGGGTGGGCGACGACCCCAGCAGTAGAGCCTGGTTAGCTTCCATCAGGAGTACCGCCGGTCACTCGAAACTCGACTCTGAGAGAGACACGTCCACCCATATTTGGGACGAAGCTGACACCTTCTTAGTTTGCATTTACAATGTTTCGCCGGATATACCGTACGCGATTCTGCGGGTGCCCGTGAGCAGTTCCGCTCAGGACGTACTAGCGCAGGCTCTAGTGAAAGCCAGGCGGATGGAGGATCCTATGAAGTTCGCTTTGGTCGAGGAACTGGAATGGGGAGGAACGGGCGCCGTTGGCAGTGGTAATCGTCAATTAAGAGTATTACGAGACGATGAAAATGTTTATAGCACCCAAGCCTTCTGGAAGACACTGGGGAGATTCATTCTAAGAGAAAGGGAACAAGCGATACCGAGGCGACATTTGTTACCAGCCACCTTGGACAGGCTGAGTAAAGGCTTCTCCGTCGGCAGATCGGTTTCTCTGCCTGGTTCCAGCAAAGAGAAGGTACCCGTCTCGGAAGCCCTGTCCGATCCCACCTCCAGAGGACTTAGGCATCGTCTACTGATGCCCGGTCGCAGAAGAGAAGTTCATTCCGACGGCGAGGACACGCGCGAGTCCGATATTCTGAACGCGGCTATACATTTGAAGAAGGTGTCTTTACGAAAATTGAGGATGTGGAAGTCATAG
- the LOC117601510 gene encoding 1-phosphatidylinositol 4,5-bisphosphate phosphodiesterase epsilon-1 isoform X2, translating to MEIVAGLKSNKLKPFWHSINEPVPVLENLSSALLSADYEFTLARALAMPECPVVPFFGAFLRELREVIASESKPQHEYKDNHESPRSSSKDSDTETALSSGQTAKIAIDSSTESPTEWNLRNSSLKKHENRDTHFVLEKVAEFHKHRHARGRDATTGSLHRTLSIHTTAIEQTYMAEECDENDYHLDLDSYRPVQPIPIDHGVALFPVAAPHSGMDLHLLQVLHHGTTLVHWDCEGGTTRTALVFARVDRACGTFVWEKPPWSPLKTAQLGGAALTEFSLTANPEDTVPAGLLGKYANQQTDCASVTLDEGFLDLSSVKEVMIGCCDRDRDADLRSICKRYGLPGSDSCIGLMYGSSLPDNRLIFLLCPPALCKIWYMGLCWILRGLKRQQQLTDRRSRWLKEKYLQLYFEEGCLDPMTADAIRAFGGRDWSTTESIGTLSPTSSSTLRKRNVKGKKTKSIGNIHALTKSGELGCLTQDLSLKYDSSFSDGGLSTAPLRHITGSRESLTRIIPASPRCSRDRVPPRSPPGSAERIISSNLPYSSFQSLLCVAKDKDKNGSGMLGGMEAPSQVKARTASIMYATQLNFVEFVALFRSFSLRARKDLRDLFGQLAITCRSQSDGSLRDFNIRPPVLRQTSDATPQRIGLLTRNNSIDCHEYKTSSNLQKKQVFDAVAAASIVNNCSGVDTSKSQVITLATFTKFLESRQQEKLTDEEIKALVKRHEPDPALRTQWCLSFEGFARYMMDKDNYAFPNEYATPSETEMQQPLSQYYIASSHNTYLTGHQLKGESSVQLYSQVLLTGCRCVELDCWDGDDGSPVIYHGHTFTTKIPFRSVVEAIDRSAFVSSPYPVILSIENHCSQSQQARMAQIFQSVFGEKLVTKFLFETDFGDDPQLPSPSQLRYRILIKNKKLVVDPAGPLAHAPLSHRGKMLMSDRASSMKQMRTDVNSASVVEYFSEDEDDEEDDDEDDNIDDNSISSYERYLGGTQVPHGRLKSDSAVDDKSQKQSSQIAKELSDLVIYLQAIKFRGLNMTPGTTATGKVRHQPHTGPVQRHSIAGIGATSIGAPSGSPQSLSTSASLASGGSNIENLFRSTRGVPACFQCSSLNESTAKKICRKQPLGVVAHAETQLIRTYPAGMRIDSTNFNPVIFWAFGIQMVALNYQTDDAGLNLNAAMFEQNGQCGYVRKPSVMWDKCHMMYRRFNPWDKEFDGLHSAHLTLSIISGQYVSPANFVASTYVEIELVGIPIDCAKHKTKVIQNNALNPIWNEKFCFQVMFKDLAFLRFGIVEASSHHLIAQRVIPLKCLRPGYRHVRLRSCKNKPLALSTLFIYSRLEEESLDYNTCCRDHKESSKRPSSGKEPEKLTTVDPGLGGVTLKRRMFFLMVYHVIPDEPYTILKVTQESTTQEVMLQALQKAGISPDRVDEYILVEEVSRGWEKRDREELPTQRVLDPTEHPLQAQALWKGQGRFLLKRVGDDPSSRAWLASIRSTAGHSKLDSERDTSTHIWDEADTFLVCIYNVSPDIPYAILRVPVSSSAQDVLAQALVKARRMEDPMKFALVEELEWGGTGAVGSGNRQLRVLRDDENVYSTQAFWKTLGRFILREREQAIPRRHLLPATLDRLSKGFSVGRSVSLPGSSKEKVPVSEALSDPTSRGLRHRLLMPGRRREVHSDGEDTRESDILNAAIHLKKVSLRKLRMWKS from the exons CCCCAACACGAATACAAAGACAACCATGAGTCGCCTCGTAGCAGCAGCAAAGATAGCGATACCGAAACCGCCTTGTCCTCGGGGCAAACCGCGAAGATTGCTATCGACAGTAGCACGGAATCGCCGACTGAATGGAACTTAAGAAATAGTTCCTTGAAGAAGCACGAGAACCGCGACACCCATTTCGTCCTTGAGAAGGTTGCCGAATTTCATAAG CACCGACATGCTCGAGGCAGAGACGCGACAACTGGTTCCCTCCATCGTACTCTGAGTATTCATACGACCGCGATCGAGCAAACTTACATGGCCGAAGAATGCGACGAGAACGACTATCATCTCGATCTCGATTCGTACAGACCCGTGCAACCGATCCCCATCGATCATGGGGTTGCCTTGTTTCCCGTTGCTGCTCCACATTCTGGAATGGATCTGCATCTGCTACAG GTGCTGCATCACGGGACAACATTGGTGCACTGGGACTGCGAAGGAGGTACTACGAGAACAGCTTTGGTATTCGCGCGAGTGGATCGTGCTTGCGGTACCTTCGTCTGGGAGAAGCCTCCCTGGAGTCCGTTGAAAACTGCTCAGCTCGGCGGCGCGGCCCTCACAGAATTCTCGTTAACTGCCAATCCAGAGGACACGGTACCGGCTGGTTTATTAGGGAAATATGCGAATCAACAAACGGATTGCGCTTCCGTGACGTTGGATGAAGGATTTCTAGACCTAAGCTCCGTAAAAGAAGTTATGATCGGTTGTTGTGATCGGGACAGAGATGCCGATCTCCGAAGCATTTGCAAGAGGTACGGTCTACCGGGCTCCGATTCGTGCATCGGCCTCATGTACGGCTCCAGTCTGCCGGATAATCGACTGATCTTTCTACTTTGCCCGCCTGCTCTCTGCAA AATTTGGTACATGGGTCTTTGTTGGATATTGCGAGGTCTGAAACGGCAACAGCAACTAACGGATCGTAGATCCCGatggttaaaagaaaaatatcttcaGCTTTATTTTGAAGAAGGCTGTCTCGACCCAATGACAGCGGACGCGATTAGGGCTTTTGGTGGTCGCGATTGGTCCACGACTGAAAGTATAGGAACCCTTTCGCCGACCAGTAGCAGCACCCTTCGCAAACGAAACGTTAAAGGGAAGAAAACGAAATCCATTGGCAATATTCATGCATTAACAAAG AGCGGAGAACTTGGTTGTTTAACACAGGATTTGAGCCTAAAGTATGACTCCTCATTCTCGGATGGAGGTTTATCAACGGCCCCTCTACGGCATATTACGGGTAGCAGAGAATCTTTGACGAGAATTATACCAGCATCCCCACGGTGTAGTAGAGATCGAGTTCCTCCAAGGAGTCCTCCCGGTTCTGCCGAACGTATTATTAGTTCCAACTTGCCTTACTCCAGCTTCCAGAG CCTACTGTGCGTCGCCAAAGACAAGGATAAGAATGGATCCGGGATGTTAGGTGGTATGGAAGCACCTTCGCAAGTAAAAGCACGCACCGCTTCCATAATGTACGCAACTCAGTTAAACTTCGTCGAGTTCGTCGCGTTGTTCCGCTCGTTCAGCCTGAGGGCCAGGAAGGATTTGCGCGACCTATTCGGCCAACTAGCGATCACTTGTCGCAGCCAGAGCGACGGTTCTTTGAGAGACTTCAACATACGGCCGCCTGTGTTAAGGCAAACCAGCGACGCAACCCCCCAACGAATCG GTCTTTTGACGAGGAACAACTCGATCGACTGTCACGAATACAAAACTAGCAGTAATCTTCAAAAAAAGCAAGTTTTCGACGCTGTGGCTGCTGCCAGTATAGTTAACAATTGTTCCGGCGTGGACACCTCGAAGTCGCAAGTTATCACCCTGGCAACGTTTACAAAATTTCTGGAATCGCGGCAGCAAGAAAAATTGACCGATGAAGAGATCAAAGCACTCGTTAAG CGACACGAACCGGACCCGGCACTACGTACACAATGGTGTTTGTCTTTCGAGGGCTTTGCACGGTACATGATGGACAAGGACAATTATGCTTTCCCAAACGAGTATGCCACACCGTCGGAGACTGAAATGCAACAGCCATTGTCCCAGTATTACATTGCCAGCTCCCATAACACTTATTTAACTGGTCATCAGCTCAAAGGGGAATCTTCGGTGCAGCTGTACTCGCAG GTGCTACTAACAGGGTGTAGATGCGTGGAACTCGATTGCTGGGACGGCGATGATGGGTCTCCCGTTATTTACCATGGTCACACCTTCACTACGAAGATACCATTTCGCTCGGTCGTCGAAGCGATTGATAGAAGTGCTTTCGTGAGCTCTCCATACCCTGTGATTCTCTCTATTGAGAATCATTGCTCTCAGAGTCAACAGGCTCGGATGGCCCAAATATTTCAA TCCGTTTTTGGCGAAAAGCTCGTGACGAAATTTCTCTTTGAGACCGACTTTGGTGACGATCCCCAGCTGCCATCGCCATCGCAATTGCGCTATCgaatattgataaaaaataaaaaactagtGGTGGATCCTGCCGGTCCTCTGGCACACGCTCCCCTGAGTCATCGTGGAAAAATGCTGATGTCCGATCGTGCATCATCCATGAAACAAATGCGTACCGACGTAAACAGCGCTTCCGTCGTTGAATATTTCAGCGAGGACGAagacgacgaggaggacgacgacgaggacgacaaCATCGACG ataactcgatTTCTAGTTACGAAAGGTACTTGGGTGGAACTCAGGTGCCGCATGGCCGATTAAAGTCCGATTCTGCGGTCGACGATAAGTCACAGAAGCAGAGTAGCCAAATTGCAAAGGAACTCTCGGACTTGGTAATTTACCTGCAAGCCATTAAATTCCGTGGATTGAACATGACGCCAGGAACCACCGCAACTGGAAAGGTGCGCCATCAACCGCACACTGGACCAGTTCAGAGGCATAGTATTGCTGGTATAGGAGCTACAAGCATAGGTGCACCATCAGGCTCGCCGCAGTCTCTATCAACTTCGGCGTCCCTGGCAAGTGGTGGCAGCAATATTGAAAACCTATTCAG GTCCACTCGGGGAGTTCCGGCATGCTTCCAGTGTTCCTCGTTGAACGAAAGTACAGCGAAAAAGATCTGTAGGAAACAACCCTTAGGAGTTGTCGCTCACGCTGAAACTCAATTAATCCGAACATATCCGGCCGGAATGCGTATAGACTCGACGAACTTCAATCCCGTAATATTTTGGGCCTTTGGGATTCAAATGGTAGCATTAAATTATCAAACTGACGACGCTGGATTAAACTTGAACGCCGCCATGTTCGAGCAAAATGGACAATGCGGATATGTGAGAAAACCTTCGGTTATGTGGGACAAATGTCATATGATGTACAG acgTTTCAATCCTTGGGACAAGGAGTTCGATGGGTTACATTCGGCACACCTGACGCTCTCGATCATCTCCGGCCAATACGTATCCCCGGCGAACTTCGTCGCCAGCACCTACGTCGAGATCGAGTTAGTCGGCATCCCGATCGATTGTGCCAAGCATAAAACAAAAGTGATACAGAACAACGCGTTGAATCCGATTTGGAACGAGAAATTTTGTTTCCAAGTGATGTTCAAGGACCTCGCCTTCCTGCGTTTCGGCATCGTCGAAGCGAGTTCCCATCATTTGATCGCTCAAAGAGTCATTCCACTAAAGTGTTTAAGACCGGGGTACAGACACGTGCGTCTACGTTCCTGTAAGAATAAACCTCTAGCATTGTCGACACTGTTCATCTACTCTCGATTAGAAGAGGAGAGTCTCGATTATAACACCTGCTGCCGCGATCACAAGGAATCCTCAAAGCGTCCATCTTCGGGGAAAGAGCCGGAAAAATTGACCACCGTGGATCCAGGTTTAGGCGGAGTAACCTTGAAAAGAAGGATGTTCTTCCTGATGGTTTATCACGTGATACCCGACGAGCCGTACACTATCTTAAAAGTGACCCAGGAAAGTACGACCCAAGAAGTGATGCTGCAAGCTCTCCAGAAAGCTGGAATCTCCCCGGATCGCGTCGACGAGTACATACTGGTTGAAGAGGTTTCACGCGGTTGGGAAAAGCGGGACAGAGAGGAGTTACCTACTCAACGCGTGTTAGACCCTACGGAACACCCTCTGCAGGCTCAGGCATTGTGGAAAGGACAAGGGCGTTTCCTGTTGAAAAGGGTGGGCGACGACCCCAGCAGTAGAGCCTGGTTAGCTTCCATCAGGAGTACCGCCGGTCACTCGAAACTCGACTCTGAGAGAGACACGTCCACCCATATTTGGGACGAAGCTGACACCTTCTTAGTTTGCATTTACAATGTTTCGCCGGATATACCGTACGCGATTCTGCGGGTGCCCGTGAGCAGTTCCGCTCAGGACGTACTAGCGCAGGCTCTAGTGAAAGCCAGGCGGATGGAGGATCCTATGAAGTTCGCTTTGGTCGAGGAACTGGAATGGGGAGGAACGGGCGCCGTTGGCAGTGGTAATCGTCAATTAAGAGTATTACGAGACGATGAAAATGTTTATAGCACCCAAGCCTTCTGGAAGACACTGGGGAGATTCATTCTAAGAGAAAGGGAACAAGCGATACCGAGGCGACATTTGTTACCAGCCACCTTGGACAGGCTGAGTAAAGGCTTCTCCGTCGGCAGATCGGTTTCTCTGCCTGGTTCCAGCAAAGAGAAGGTACCCGTCTCGGAAGCCCTGTCCGATCCCACCTCCAGAGGACTTAGGCATCGTCTACTGATGCCCGGTCGCAGAAGAGAAGTTCATTCCGACGGCGAGGACACGCGCGAGTCCGATATTCTGAACGCGGCTATACATTTGAAGAAGGTGTCTTTACGAAAATTGAGGATGTGGAAGTCATAG